From a region of the Microbacterium sp. nov. GSS16 genome:
- a CDS encoding TetR/AcrR family transcriptional regulator, with translation MAKNDARRSALADAGITVLAREGSRGLTHRAIDAEAGVPLGTTSNYFRSRELLIAGLVERIGIRLAPSADDLATRESAPPTRELFADYVRDIVRRLTTHRDVTLALFELRLEVARRPELMPAIRDWQRAAFDADVAFNEAAGLPGGRREIALFHYAIEGLVFDRLTSPLDPETGTDEIVDALVAGLIDDPGRHR, from the coding sequence ATGGCGAAGAACGATGCGCGGCGTAGCGCGCTTGCGGACGCCGGTATCACCGTGCTCGCCAGGGAGGGCTCGCGCGGGCTCACCCACCGCGCGATCGACGCTGAGGCGGGGGTGCCGCTCGGAACCACGTCGAACTACTTCCGCAGCCGGGAGCTGCTCATCGCCGGACTCGTCGAGCGGATCGGCATCCGTCTCGCGCCCTCCGCCGACGATCTCGCCACACGGGAGTCCGCGCCGCCGACGCGCGAGCTCTTCGCCGATTACGTGAGGGACATCGTTCGGCGTCTCACCACCCACCGCGACGTCACGCTGGCGCTGTTCGAGCTGCGACTCGAGGTGGCCCGCCGGCCGGAGCTGATGCCCGCGATCCGCGACTGGCAGCGTGCCGCGTTCGACGCGGACGTGGCGTTCAACGAGGCCGCAGGGCTACCAGGTGGGCGTCGCGAGATCGCACTGTTCCATTACGCGATCGAAGGCCTGGTCTTCGACCGGCTCACCTCGCCGCTCGACCCGGAGACCGGCACCGACGAGATCGTCGACGCGCTCGTCGCGGGCCTGATCGACGACCCCGGGCGTCACAGGTAG
- a CDS encoding glycosyltransferase, producing MTSGRPLKILIGCDTFAPDINGAARFAERLAAGLVQRGHDVHVVAPNTAYRRSPAHTEVIEGEPMTMHRLPALRWLPHDWVRFVWPWRSKHWARKVLDEVRPDIVHIQSHIIIGRGLTRIAHQRGIPVIATNHVMAENILDHTAMPKFIDDIVLRLAWADAKRTFDMTRAVTTPTRKAADFLERTIDMPGVVPISCGIDRRNYDPVIAPRERNRILFVGRLTGEKQVDVVLRAVAALDSALDVHFDIAGGGDQRKALEALTAQLGIEDRVTFHGRVTDAQLRELYSRSSVFAIASIAELQSIVTMEAMASALPIVGADAVALPHLVHDGENGYLFEPGNVDDLADKLTRVLTASPAEYERMQRASLDGVAVHDINRTLDTFEALYREEPLPS from the coding sequence GTGACCTCCGGACGCCCCCTGAAGATCCTCATCGGCTGCGACACGTTCGCCCCCGACATCAACGGAGCCGCACGCTTCGCCGAGCGCCTCGCCGCCGGCCTCGTGCAGCGCGGCCACGACGTGCACGTCGTCGCGCCCAACACCGCGTACCGGCGCTCGCCCGCGCACACCGAGGTGATCGAGGGCGAGCCGATGACGATGCACCGGCTGCCCGCGCTGCGCTGGCTGCCCCACGACTGGGTGCGCTTCGTCTGGCCGTGGCGGTCGAAGCACTGGGCGCGTAAGGTGCTCGACGAGGTGCGTCCCGACATCGTGCACATCCAGTCGCACATCATCATCGGGCGCGGACTGACCCGCATCGCCCATCAGCGTGGCATCCCCGTCATCGCGACCAATCACGTGATGGCCGAGAACATCCTCGACCACACCGCGATGCCGAAGTTCATCGACGACATCGTGCTGCGCCTGGCCTGGGCCGACGCCAAGCGCACCTTCGACATGACCCGCGCGGTGACCACGCCCACCCGCAAGGCCGCCGACTTCCTCGAGCGCACGATCGACATGCCGGGCGTCGTGCCGATCAGCTGCGGCATCGACCGACGCAACTACGATCCGGTGATCGCCCCGCGCGAGCGCAACCGCATCCTCTTCGTGGGGCGGCTCACGGGCGAGAAGCAGGTCGACGTCGTGCTGCGCGCGGTGGCGGCGCTCGACTCGGCGCTCGACGTGCACTTCGACATCGCCGGCGGCGGCGACCAGCGCAAGGCCCTCGAGGCGCTCACCGCGCAGCTGGGCATCGAGGATCGGGTCACGTTCCACGGCCGGGTGACCGACGCGCAGCTGCGCGAGCTGTACTCGCGCTCGTCGGTGTTCGCGATCGCCTCGATCGCCGAGCTGCAGTCGATCGTGACGATGGAGGCCATGGCATCCGCCCTGCCGATCGTCGGCGCCGACGCCGTCGCTCTGCCGCATCTCGTGCACGACGGCGAGAACGGCTACCTGTTCGAGCCCGGGAACGTCGACGATCTCGCCGACAAGCTGACCCGGGTGCTGACCGCGTCGCCCGCCGAGTACGAGCGGATGCAGCGCGCCTCGCTCGACGGCGTGGCCGTGCACGACATCAACCGCACGCTAGACACCTTCGAGGCGCTCTACCGCGAGGAGCCGCTGCCCTCCTGA
- the uraD gene encoding 2-oxo-4-hydroxy-4-carboxy-5-ureidoimidazoline decarboxylase — protein MLLENFNSAPREEAVAVVKPALDIARWIDAIVDGRPYQSFDQIVAAAATVAAPLTEAEIDGALAHHPRIGEKPQGDTAEAAHSRREQPGVDADAAAALAAGNKAYEEKFDRVYLVRAAGRSAEEILALLQKRLGNTPEQELAVVDQQLREIAALRLTGALES, from the coding sequence ATGTTACTCGAGAACTTCAACTCGGCTCCCCGTGAAGAAGCCGTCGCCGTCGTGAAGCCGGCTCTGGACATCGCCCGCTGGATCGACGCGATCGTCGACGGCCGACCGTACCAGAGCTTCGACCAGATCGTCGCAGCGGCCGCCACGGTCGCTGCCCCGCTCACCGAGGCCGAGATCGACGGCGCACTCGCGCATCACCCGCGCATCGGCGAGAAGCCGCAAGGCGACACGGCCGAGGCCGCGCACTCGCGCCGCGAGCAGCCGGGCGTCGATGCCGACGCCGCCGCTGCGCTGGCCGCGGGCAACAAGGCCTACGAGGAGAAGTTCGACCGCGTGTACCTCGTACGCGCTGCCGGACGCTCCGCCGAGGAGATCCTCGCCCTGCTGCAGAAGCGGCTGGGCAACACCCCCGAACAGGAACTCGCCGTCGTCGACCAGCAGCTGCGCGAGATCGCAGCGCTGCGTCTGACCGGAGCCCTCGAGAGCTGA
- a CDS encoding IclR family transcriptional regulator, producing MAESKTPRGSGSGVQSVERVFELLELVTDAGGDVTLSELASSTDLPLPTIHRLLRTLVSLGYARQLPNRRYALGPRLIRIGEGASRQFGALARPQLKTLVDQLGESANMAVLDGNMVVYVAQVPSLHSMRMFTEVGRRAHTHDTGVGKAILAQLPNDTVRSIVTRAGMPTPTEHSIGDVDSLIAELDRIRERGYAIDDQEQEIGVRCFSMAVPDAPTPTAVSVSGPISRVDEAFGERAVPMLRAAAEAISAELAS from the coding sequence ATGGCCGAAAGCAAGACCCCGCGCGGCAGCGGATCCGGAGTGCAGTCCGTCGAGCGGGTGTTCGAGCTGCTCGAGCTGGTCACCGACGCCGGCGGCGACGTCACCCTCAGCGAGCTCGCGTCGTCGACCGACCTGCCGCTGCCGACCATCCACCGGCTGCTGCGCACCCTGGTGTCGCTCGGCTATGCGCGCCAGCTGCCGAACCGGCGCTACGCGCTGGGGCCGCGGCTGATCCGCATCGGCGAGGGCGCCTCGCGCCAGTTCGGAGCCCTTGCGCGCCCGCAGCTGAAGACCCTCGTCGACCAGCTTGGCGAGAGCGCCAACATGGCGGTGCTCGACGGCAACATGGTCGTCTACGTCGCCCAGGTGCCGTCGCTGCACTCGATGCGCATGTTCACCGAGGTGGGCAGGCGTGCGCACACCCACGACACCGGCGTCGGCAAGGCGATCCTCGCCCAGCTGCCGAATGACACCGTGCGCTCCATCGTCACTCGAGCCGGGATGCCCACTCCCACTGAGCACAGCATCGGCGACGTCGACTCGCTCATCGCCGAGCTCGACCGCATTCGAGAGCGCGGGTACGCGATCGACGATCAGGAGCAGGAGATCGGGGTGCGCTGCTTCTCGATGGCGGTGCCGGACGCACCGACGCCCACCGCGGTCTCGGTCTCGGGACCGATCTCGCGCGTTGACGAGGCCTTCGGCGAGCGCGCCGTGCCCATGCTGCGGGCGGCGGCCGAGGCGATCAGCGCCGAGCTGGCGTCCTGA
- the uraH gene encoding hydroxyisourate hydrolase: MSVSHVTTHILDTSIGRPAPDVAVALEARQGDEWVVIGSGSTDADGRVKELGPSLLESGAYRLRFDTAAYFAGIDTDTFFPEVVLTFQVDAEQAHYHVPLLLSPFAYSTYRGS, encoded by the coding sequence ATGAGCGTTTCCCACGTGACCACCCACATCCTGGACACCTCGATCGGACGCCCCGCGCCCGACGTCGCCGTCGCACTCGAAGCCCGACAGGGCGACGAGTGGGTCGTGATCGGTTCAGGATCCACAGATGCTGACGGGCGGGTGAAAGAACTGGGCCCTTCGCTGTTGGAGAGCGGTGCATACCGCCTCCGGTTCGACACGGCGGCCTACTTCGCCGGCATCGACACGGACACCTTCTTCCCGGAGGTGGTGTTGACCTTCCAGGTCGACGCAGAGCAGGCGCACTATCACGTGCCGCTTCTGCTCAGCCCGTTCGCCTATTCCACTTACCGAGGAAGCTGA
- a CDS encoding YeiH family protein, with protein sequence MERTARASVSQPPTAESRRRGPGAALGAVGGVLPGLLLCVVIAAIATFVGRAVPVLGAVIPAVLIGVLIALVRRPSGRVVRGVRFASSFVLQCAVVLLGAGLSIDSVLRVGARSLPVMLLSLAVCLLAAWLLGRALRIDAGLVTLIGVGTGICGASAIAAVSPVIRAKSSQVAYAVSTIFLFNIIAIGAFPLIGHLLGMSPQAFGLFAGTAVNDTSSVVAAASVYGAAALKFAVVVKLVRTLMIVPVSVGLAVIDARRRQGRSGFSLARVLRLVPWFLVGFVALALVNSTGVVPPVVADALGQVSGFLVATALAGIGLSTDPATIRTAGWRPLALGGMLSVLVAATTVTTMAFAGYL encoded by the coding sequence ATGGAACGAACCGCTCGTGCATCTGTGTCGCAGCCGCCCACCGCCGAGAGCCGGCGCCGGGGCCCGGGGGCGGCGCTGGGCGCTGTGGGCGGCGTGCTGCCGGGGCTGCTGCTGTGCGTCGTGATCGCGGCGATCGCGACCTTCGTCGGTCGCGCCGTCCCCGTGCTCGGAGCGGTGATCCCGGCCGTGCTGATCGGCGTGCTGATCGCTCTCGTGCGACGGCCCTCGGGCCGCGTCGTGCGGGGCGTGCGGTTCGCGAGCTCGTTCGTGCTGCAGTGCGCCGTCGTGCTGCTCGGTGCCGGCCTCTCGATCGACTCGGTGCTCCGGGTGGGGGCCCGCTCGCTGCCGGTCATGCTGCTCTCGCTGGCTGTCTGCCTGCTCGCGGCCTGGCTGCTCGGGCGCGCGCTGCGCATCGACGCCGGGCTGGTCACGCTCATCGGCGTCGGCACCGGCATCTGCGGGGCCTCGGCCATCGCCGCCGTCTCGCCGGTCATCCGCGCGAAGAGCTCGCAGGTGGCCTACGCCGTCTCGACGATCTTCCTGTTCAATATCATCGCGATCGGCGCGTTCCCGCTGATCGGGCACCTGCTCGGGATGTCGCCGCAGGCATTCGGCCTGTTCGCCGGCACCGCCGTGAACGACACCAGCTCGGTCGTGGCCGCCGCCAGCGTCTACGGCGCCGCCGCGCTGAAGTTCGCCGTCGTGGTCAAGCTCGTGCGCACGCTGATGATCGTGCCGGTCAGCGTCGGACTGGCCGTCATCGACGCTCGACGCCGCCAGGGGCGCAGCGGCTTCTCCCTCGCCCGCGTGCTGCGCCTGGTGCCGTGGTTCCTGGTCGGATTCGTGGCGCTCGCCCTCGTCAACTCGACCGGCGTCGTCCCGCCCGTCGTCGCGGATGCGCTGGGCCAGGTCAGCGGCTTCCTCGTGGCGACCGCCCTGGCCGGCATCGGTCTGTCGACCGATCCGGCGACGATCCGCACCGCCGGCTGGCGTCCGCTCGCACTCGGCGGGATGCTGTCGGTGCTCGTCGCCGCGACCACCGTCACCACGATGGCGTTCGCCGGCTACCTGTGA
- a CDS encoding dihydrofolate reductase family protein — MRELTYFVAVSIDGFIAGPGGEHDRFLAEGDHMAFIAERYRGTVPTAFADHVGVPSDGGPFDTVLMGWNTYAVGLPHVPNPYSHLRQIVFTRAHDAPEGAETVQFTDRDPVEVVRELKGEPGAGIWLCGGGALAGRLAGEIDRLVLKASPVLLGDGIRLLGDHPYAPRAMVPRAVTRFDSGVVISEYAPA; from the coding sequence ATGCGAGAACTCACCTACTTCGTCGCCGTCTCGATCGACGGCTTCATCGCCGGGCCGGGTGGAGAGCACGACCGGTTCCTCGCGGAGGGCGACCATATGGCCTTCATCGCGGAGAGGTATCGCGGCACCGTGCCGACCGCCTTCGCCGATCACGTGGGGGTGCCGAGCGACGGCGGCCCCTTCGACACGGTGCTGATGGGCTGGAACACCTACGCGGTCGGCCTGCCCCACGTGCCGAATCCCTACTCGCACCTGCGGCAGATCGTCTTCACGCGCGCGCACGATGCGCCGGAGGGGGCGGAGACCGTCCAGTTCACCGACCGCGATCCGGTGGAGGTCGTCCGCGAGCTGAAGGGCGAGCCGGGCGCCGGCATCTGGCTGTGCGGAGGCGGGGCACTCGCCGGGCGACTGGCCGGCGAGATCGACCGCCTCGTGCTGAAGGCGAGTCCCGTGCTGCTCGGCGACGGCATCCGGCTGCTCGGCGATCACCCCTACGCACCGCGCGCGATGGTCCCGCGTGCGGTCACCCGGTTCGACTCGGGCGTCGTGATCTCGGAGTACGCACCCGCCTGA
- the pucL gene encoding factor-independent urate hydroxylase — protein MTNIILGKNQYGKAEVRVVRVTRDSDRHEIEDLNVTSQLRGDFDSAHFEGNNEHVVPTDTQKNTVYAFAKDGVGSPEEFLLRLGRHFTGEFDWVTGGRWEAEQYTWQRIQGDAGEHDHSFVRGGTETRTSVVQIDGDDTVVITGLQDLKVLKSTQSGFVGYPKDKYTTLPETEDRILATSVTAKWRYNRNDIDFNDVFADVRRLLLAGFSRNYSYALQHTLKEMAEAVLEAHPEIDEIRFSTPNSHHFVVDLSPFGLENPNEVFYAADRPYGLIEASFLREGADTDHWSWDGIAGFC, from the coding sequence ATGACCAACATCATTCTGGGCAAGAACCAGTACGGCAAGGCAGAGGTCCGCGTCGTGCGCGTCACCCGCGACTCCGACCGCCACGAGATCGAGGATCTCAATGTCACCTCGCAGCTGCGCGGCGACTTCGACAGCGCTCACTTCGAGGGCAACAACGAGCACGTCGTGCCGACCGACACGCAGAAGAACACGGTGTACGCCTTCGCCAAGGACGGCGTCGGCAGCCCCGAGGAGTTTCTGCTGCGCCTCGGCCGTCACTTCACCGGCGAGTTCGACTGGGTCACCGGCGGACGCTGGGAGGCCGAGCAGTACACCTGGCAGCGCATCCAGGGCGACGCCGGCGAGCACGACCATTCGTTCGTGCGCGGCGGCACCGAGACCCGCACCTCGGTGGTGCAGATCGACGGCGACGACACGGTCGTCATCACCGGTCTGCAGGACCTCAAGGTGCTGAAGTCGACGCAGAGCGGATTCGTCGGGTACCCGAAAGACAAGTACACGACGCTCCCCGAGACCGAGGACCGCATCCTGGCCACCTCCGTCACCGCCAAGTGGCGCTACAACCGCAACGACATCGACTTCAACGATGTCTTCGCGGACGTCCGCCGCCTGCTGCTGGCCGGCTTCTCGCGCAACTACTCGTACGCCCTGCAGCACACGCTGAAGGAGATGGCCGAGGCTGTTCTCGAGGCGCACCCCGAGATCGACGAGATCCGCTTCTCGACCCCGAACAGCCACCACTTCGTGGTGGACCTGTCGCCGTTCGGTCTCGAGAACCCCAACGAGGTGTTCTACGCGGCCGACCGCCCCTACGGCCTGATCGAGGCGTCGTTCCTCCGCGAGGGCGCCGACACCGACCACTGGTCGTGGGACGGCATCGCCGGCTTCTGCTGA
- a CDS encoding HpcH/HpaI aldolase/citrate lyase family protein codes for MNAPLPSAARREIAPELARSWLLVAATRPETFDDAAASHADAVVLDIEDAVDASRKESARADVVRWLSEGGRAWVRINDAGSDYWADDIEELRRAPGLQGVMLAKTELGGQAMDTFNRLGARVPIVALVESAVGIENASEIARAKGVFRLAFGSGDFRRDTGMSADREAMAYPRARLVISSRVGGLPGPIDGPTVGSSHPILREQSATTVAMGMTGKLCLQAEQTPVVNEVISPTRTDVEWASEFLADFDARGRIVRDGSDLPRLGRARKIMHLAEAFDVLPVAR; via the coding sequence ATGAACGCTCCCCTCCCGTCCGCCGCGCGACGTGAGATCGCTCCCGAACTCGCCCGCTCCTGGCTGCTCGTCGCGGCCACCCGCCCCGAGACCTTCGACGACGCGGCGGCCTCGCACGCCGATGCGGTGGTGCTCGACATCGAGGACGCCGTCGATGCCAGCAGGAAGGAGTCGGCTCGCGCCGACGTCGTGCGCTGGCTGAGTGAGGGCGGACGCGCGTGGGTGCGCATCAACGACGCCGGCAGCGACTACTGGGCGGACGACATCGAAGAGCTCCGCCGCGCACCCGGTCTGCAGGGCGTGATGCTCGCGAAGACAGAGCTCGGCGGCCAGGCCATGGACACCTTCAATCGCCTGGGCGCCAGGGTTCCCATCGTCGCCCTCGTCGAATCGGCCGTCGGCATCGAGAACGCGAGCGAGATCGCCCGCGCCAAGGGTGTCTTCCGTCTGGCCTTCGGCAGTGGCGACTTCCGTCGCGACACCGGGATGTCGGCCGACCGGGAGGCGATGGCGTACCCGCGCGCCCGCCTTGTGATCTCGAGCCGCGTCGGCGGGCTCCCCGGCCCGATCGACGGGCCGACCGTCGGATCGAGCCACCCCATCCTGCGCGAGCAGTCGGCCACCACCGTGGCGATGGGCATGACGGGCAAGCTCTGCTTGCAGGCCGAGCAGACCCCCGTCGTGAACGAGGTCATCAGCCCCACGCGCACCGACGTCGAATGGGCCTCCGAGTTCCTCGCCGACTTCGACGCCCGCGGTCGCATCGTCCGCGACGGCAGCGACCTGCCCCGTCTGGGGCGTGCACGCAAGATCATGCACCTCGCCGAAGCCTTCGACGTGCTGCCCGTCGCCCGCTGA
- a CDS encoding LysR family transcriptional regulator: MEIVDVRPLRALVQVASDGSISRAARSLGLTQQALSARLRAFEREMDVELLQRSPRGTVLSPQGDLVVVWAREALASMDRFNAAVGSLRQHSATDLVVAVSQTVAAHLLPGWVAALHGRQIARGQRPSSVVFDTANSDEVIRKVQEGECALGFIESPRIPTGLGSRVVHWDSMVVAVGLQHSWAGRNSVDFAEVAATPLIVREQGSGTRAALDQVLSAAGYTAEPPASVLSTEAAVRSAAIAGIAPAVLSELAVADDTALGRLHALDLAPVPLRRPITALWQGGPRDLHGLARELVEVATS, from the coding sequence ATGGAGATCGTCGACGTCCGGCCGCTGCGCGCGCTGGTGCAGGTGGCGTCCGACGGCAGCATCTCGCGCGCCGCCCGCTCGCTCGGCCTCACCCAGCAGGCGCTCTCGGCACGGCTGCGCGCCTTCGAACGCGAGATGGACGTCGAGCTGCTGCAGCGCTCGCCTCGCGGCACCGTGCTCAGCCCGCAGGGCGACCTCGTCGTCGTGTGGGCGCGGGAGGCGCTGGCCTCGATGGACCGGTTCAACGCGGCGGTCGGCTCGCTGCGCCAGCACAGCGCGACCGATCTGGTGGTCGCGGTCAGCCAGACCGTGGCCGCGCACCTGCTTCCCGGCTGGGTCGCCGCTCTGCACGGTCGCCAGATCGCCCGCGGCCAGCGTCCGTCATCGGTCGTGTTCGACACCGCCAACAGCGACGAGGTGATCCGCAAGGTGCAGGAGGGCGAGTGCGCACTCGGCTTCATCGAGAGCCCGCGCATCCCGACGGGCCTCGGCTCGCGCGTCGTGCACTGGGATTCCATGGTCGTCGCGGTGGGCCTGCAGCATTCGTGGGCCGGCCGCAACAGCGTCGACTTCGCCGAGGTCGCCGCCACGCCCCTCATCGTCCGTGAGCAGGGCAGCGGCACCCGTGCCGCCCTCGACCAGGTGCTGAGCGCGGCCGGCTACACCGCCGAGCCGCCGGCATCGGTGCTGTCGACCGAAGCGGCGGTGCGCTCGGCGGCGATCGCCGGCATCGCTCCGGCCGTGCTCAGCGAACTCGCCGTCGCCGACGACACCGCGCTCGGTCGCCTGCACGCACTCGATCTGGCGCCGGTGCCGCTGCGCCGGCCGATCACGGCCCTGTGGCAGGGTGGCCCCCGCGATCTGCACGGCCTCGCCAGGGAACTGGTCGAGGTCGCGACGAGCTGA
- the bcp gene encoding thioredoxin-dependent thiol peroxidase — protein sequence MTDKLTAGVTAPDFTLEDAEGRTVALADYRGRNVVVYFYPKAATPGCTTEACDFRDSLSALDAAGYAVIGISPDSVDEIRAFAQAEGLNFPLLADRDAAVARAWGVWGEKSVGDRTFDGVIRSTFVLDGDGVVQRAEYGVDADGHVARLRAELGA from the coding sequence ATGACCGACAAGCTCACCGCCGGCGTCACCGCGCCCGACTTCACCCTCGAGGATGCGGAGGGCCGCACCGTCGCGCTCGCCGACTACCGCGGCCGCAACGTCGTCGTCTACTTCTACCCGAAGGCGGCGACGCCCGGCTGCACCACTGAGGCGTGCGATTTCCGCGACAGCCTCTCGGCGCTGGATGCCGCGGGCTACGCGGTCATCGGCATCTCGCCCGACTCCGTCGACGAGATCCGCGCGTTCGCACAGGCCGAGGGCCTGAACTTCCCGCTGCTCGCCGACAGGGACGCCGCCGTGGCCCGCGCCTGGGGCGTGTGGGGCGAGAAGAGCGTGGGTGATCGGACCTTCGACGGCGTCATCCGCTCGACGTTCGTGCTCGATGGCGACGGCGTCGTGCAGCGCGCGGAGTACGGTGTGGATGCAGACGGTCACGTGGCGCGTCTGCGCGCCGAACTGGGCGCCTGA
- the allB gene encoding allantoinase AllB: protein MSQDAEHQETARTSLDPTGEHYDLVIRGQRVLTSSGIRPREVGVRGGVIVAMQPLGNDLDGAEVVELAEDETLIPGLVDTHVHVNEPGRTEWEGFASATRAAAAGGVTTIVDMPLNSIPPTVSVEALEIKREVARGQTHVDVGFWGGAVPGNTADLRPLHDAGVFGFKSFLLHSGVDEFPPLDPDELEKDMRELATFDSVMIVHAEDSRAIDRAPQPDGDDYSKFLASRPRGAENLAIAEVIERARWTNARAHILHLSSSDALAMLRTAKHDGLKITVETCPHYLTLVSEEIPLGATAFKCCPPIREAGNRELLWQGLEDGTIDFIVSDHSPSTLDLKDLENGDFGVAWGGVASLQLGLSLIWTEARQRGLSLEQVVAWMSERPAQFAGLTGKGRIAPGYDADFSIFAADDAYVVDAKKLHHKNPITPYQGKALAGVVRRTWLHGEIIDFENPRGRLLRRGMTNA from the coding sequence ATGTCACAGGACGCCGAGCACCAGGAGACAGCACGGACCTCGCTCGACCCCACGGGCGAGCACTACGACCTCGTGATCCGTGGTCAGCGCGTCCTCACCAGCTCAGGCATCCGCCCCCGAGAGGTCGGCGTGCGCGGCGGCGTCATCGTCGCGATGCAGCCGCTCGGCAACGATCTCGACGGCGCCGAGGTCGTCGAGCTCGCCGAGGACGAGACGCTCATCCCCGGCCTGGTCGACACCCACGTGCACGTCAACGAACCGGGCCGCACCGAGTGGGAGGGCTTCGCCTCTGCCACTCGCGCCGCCGCAGCCGGCGGCGTGACGACGATCGTCGACATGCCGCTGAACAGCATCCCTCCCACCGTCAGCGTCGAAGCGCTCGAGATCAAGCGCGAGGTCGCGCGGGGGCAGACTCACGTCGATGTCGGGTTCTGGGGCGGTGCGGTCCCCGGCAACACCGCCGACCTGCGCCCCCTGCACGACGCAGGCGTGTTCGGCTTCAAGAGCTTCCTGCTGCACTCGGGTGTCGACGAGTTCCCGCCGCTCGACCCGGACGAGCTCGAGAAGGACATGCGCGAGCTCGCCACGTTCGACTCCGTGATGATCGTGCACGCCGAGGACTCCAGGGCCATCGACCGCGCCCCGCAGCCCGACGGGGACGACTACTCGAAGTTCCTCGCATCCCGCCCCCGCGGCGCCGAGAACCTCGCCATCGCCGAGGTCATCGAGCGTGCCCGCTGGACGAATGCTCGGGCGCACATCCTGCATCTGTCGTCGTCGGATGCTCTGGCGATGCTGCGCACCGCGAAGCACGACGGCCTCAAGATCACCGTCGAGACCTGCCCGCACTACCTGACTCTGGTCAGCGAGGAGATCCCCCTCGGCGCGACGGCGTTCAAGTGCTGCCCGCCGATCCGAGAGGCGGGCAACCGCGAGCTGCTCTGGCAGGGCCTGGAGGACGGCACGATCGACTTCATCGTGTCGGACCACTCCCCCTCGACCCTCGACCTGAAGGATCTCGAGAACGGCGACTTCGGCGTCGCCTGGGGCGGCGTGGCCTCGCTGCAGCTGGGGCTCTCGCTCATCTGGACCGAGGCGCGTCAGCGCGGGCTCTCGCTCGAGCAGGTCGTGGCATGGATGAGCGAGCGGCCGGCCCAGTTCGCCGGCCTCACCGGCAAGGGACGCATCGCGCCGGGCTACGACGCCGACTTCTCGATCTTCGCCGCCGATGACGCCTACGTGGTCGACGCGAAGAAGCTGCACCACAAGAACCCCATCACGCCATACCAGGGCAAGGCTCTCGCCGGCGTCGTGCGCCGCACCTGGCTGCACGGCGAGATCATCGACTTCGAGAACCCGCGCGGACGACTGCTGCGCCGCGGCATGACCAACGCATGA
- a CDS encoding SDR family oxidoreductase, translating into MTSERVAVVTGAGSGIGRAVAAAMLEAGFRVALAGRRADALQQTADGHPDALVVPTDITVPAEVDALFDRVVAEWGRVDVLFNNAGIFGPVASAAHVDPVEWQRTIDVNVTGALLCAGGAMRAMIAQRPSGGRIINNGSIAAQVPRPLSVAYAVSKHAITGLTRSIDLDGRAHGISCGQIDIGNAATRIMSDIGVGSGALQADGSRLVEPTFDVADAARAVLFMAQLPPEANISSLTVTAAGMPFGGRG; encoded by the coding sequence ATGACGAGCGAACGCGTCGCCGTGGTGACCGGGGCCGGATCCGGGATCGGCCGTGCCGTCGCCGCGGCGATGCTCGAGGCGGGCTTCCGGGTGGCGCTCGCCGGCCGGCGGGCGGATGCCCTGCAGCAGACTGCAGACGGGCATCCGGACGCCCTCGTCGTGCCGACCGACATCACCGTGCCGGCCGAGGTCGACGCGCTGTTCGACCGCGTGGTGGCCGAGTGGGGCCGCGTGGACGTGCTGTTCAACAACGCCGGGATCTTCGGGCCCGTGGCATCCGCCGCCCACGTCGACCCGGTCGAATGGCAGCGCACGATCGATGTGAACGTCACCGGCGCGCTGCTCTGCGCCGGAGGGGCGATGCGCGCGATGATCGCCCAGCGACCGTCCGGCGGTCGCATCATCAACAACGGCTCGATCGCGGCCCAGGTGCCCCGGCCGCTCTCGGTCGCGTACGCCGTGAGCAAGCATGCGATCACCGGCTTGACGCGATCGATCGATCTCGACGGCCGAGCGCACGGCATCAGCTGCGGTCAGATCGACATCGGCAACGCCGCGACCCGCATCATGTCCGACATCGGGGTGGGCTCCGGAGCCCTGCAGGCCGATGGCTCGCGCCTGGTCGAGCCGACGTTCGACGTGGCGGATGCGGCGCGCGCCGTGCTGTTCATGGCGCAGCTGCCGCCGGAGGCGAACATCTCCTCGCTCACCGTCACCGCGGCCGGGATGCCGTTCGGCGGTCGCGGCTGA